One stretch of Paramormyrops kingsleyae isolate MSU_618 chromosome 4, PKINGS_0.4, whole genome shotgun sequence DNA includes these proteins:
- the LOC111840206 gene encoding rho GTPase-activating protein 12-like isoform X7, with protein MADRDDKAEMSIAPGQPYIEVEYEYEYKAKDRVVTIKPKECYMLVKKTNVDWWQVKKDEGSKPFYVPAQYVREVRKALMPPPKALPQGGPIRPRPATPDLSKPNDNLNKPTAHLTPPTVVKDINQNPASSGHGKGSPDPLHHGSSINSNGGSLPRQRAKSPSSDRKVPLDILVDVTAPTVDSDKHYHDLESGDELSSSPTDPMQSPSPLDSTRPDSPVYSNLQDLKLCQSSQPPRPSSLPLQTAGDWETHRDATGRHFYYNRCTQERSWKPPRSRESSTKGDSEESPSSPKGIPDSDWSPLSPRPLPSPSEKCGVLNVTKITENGKKVRKNWTSSWTVLHGSSLLFAKGQGGGTSWKFGSSQSKPEFTVDLRGASIEWAKQKSSKKNVIELKTRQGTELLIQLEHETSINEWYKALSETISAHAWESDEAIEEDIPESPMGEKPEKEKEKEKDKEQRESRKGRAVKTSVSMESTEDKKTKVKLKKFLTRRPTLQSVRDKGYIKDQVFGCSLTSLCHRENSTVPRFVRMCIEHVEKNGLDMDGLYRVSGNLSVIQKLRFAVNHDEKVDLESSKWEDIHVTTGALKMFFRELAEPLFTYGLFNDFVNAIKSPDYKQRPVLIRDLIKQMPKPNQDTMQVLFKHLRKVIEHGEANRMTSHSVAIVFGPTLLRPEVETSNMAVHMVYQNQIVELILQEYDQIFGSC; from the exons ATGGCAGACCGGGACGACAAGGCGGAGATGTCCATTGCCCCGGGCCAGCCGTACATCGAGGTGGAGTATGAGTATGAGTACAAGGCCAAGGACCGCGTCGTCACCATAAAGCCTAAGGAATGCTACATGCTGGTGAAGAAGACCAATGTGGACTGGTGGCAGGTTAAGAAAGACGAGGGTTCCAAGCCGTTCTACGTACCTGCCCAGTATGTGCGGGAGGTGCGCAAGGCCCTGATGCCACCACCCAAGGCCCTTCCTCAGGGTGGCCCCATCAGGCCACGGCCCGCCACTCCGGACCTCAGCAAGCCCAACGACAACCTCAACAAACCAACGGCTCACCTGACCCCGCCGACGGTGGTCAAAGACATCAACCAGAACCCGGCCAGCTCTGGGCATGGCAAAGGTTCGCCAGACCCCCTCCACCAtggcagcagcatcaacagcaaTGGTGGCTCATTGCCGCGACAAAGGGCCAAGTCCCCCTCATCTGACAGGAAAGTCCCCCTGGACATCTTGGTGGATGTGACGGCTCCCACAGTGGACTCGGACAAGCACTACCACGACCTGGAGTCAGGAGATGAGCTGAGTAGCAGTCCTACGGATCCCATGCAG AGTCCCTCCCCCTTGGATTCCACCCGGCCGGACTCCCCCGTCTACAGCAATCTGCAGGATCTGAAGCTCTGTCAGAGCAGTCAGCCCCCCAGACCGTCAAGCTTGCCGCTGCAGACAGCCGGCGACTGGGAGACCCACCGCGATGCCACTGGCCGCCACTTCTACTATAACCGCTGCACGCAGGAGCGCAGCTGGAAGCCCCCCCGCAGCAGGGAGTCAAGCACCAAGGGGGATTCGGAG GAGTCCCCGTCGAGCCCCAAAGGCATCCCGGATTCTGATTGGAGCCCTCTGTCTCCCAGGCCACTGCCGTCT CCATCGGAGAAGTGTGGTGTGCTGAACGTGACCAAAATCACGGAGAATGGAAAGAAAGTCAG GAAGAACTGGACCTCATCCTGGACAGTGCTTCATGGGTCCTCGCTGCTCTTTGCTAAGGGCCAAGGAGGTGGGACCAGTTGG AAGTTTGGCAGCAGCCAGTCCAAACCGGAGTTTACCGTGGACCTCAGGGGGGCCTCTATCGAATGGGCTAAGCAAAAGTCCAGCAAAAAGAATGTCATTGAG CTGAAGACTCGGCAGGGCACAGAGCTGCTCATCCAGCTGGAGCACGAGACTTCCATCAACGAGTGGTACAAGGCCCTGTCGGAGACCATCAGTGCCCAC GCCTGGGAGTCTGATGAAGCCATAGAGGAGGACATTCCTGAGTCACCCATGGGAGAGAAGCcggagaaggagaaggagaaggagaaagaCAAGGAGCAACGAGAGTCCaggaaggggaggg CCGTGAAGACCTCCGTCAGCATGGAATCGACGGAGGACAAGAAGACCAAGGTGAAGCTGAAGAAGTTCCTGACACGTCGACCCACGCTGCAGTCCGTCCGGGACAAGGGCTACATCAAAG ACCAGGTGTTCGGCTGCAGCCTGACCAGCCTCTGTCACCGGGAGAACTCGACCGTGCCCCGTTTCGTCCGGATGTGCATCGAGCACGTGGAGAAGAACG GCCTGGACATGGATGGATTGTACCGGGTCAGCGGGAACCTGTCAGTCATACAGAAGCTGAGGTTCGCGGTCAATCACG ACGAGAAGGTGGATCTGGAGAGCAGCAAGTGGGAGGACATACATGTCACGACGGGCGCCCTGAAGATGTTTTTCCGGGAGCTTGCAGAACCGCTGTTCACCTACGGCCTGTTCAATGACTTTGTTAACGCCATCA AATCTCCGGACTACAAGCAGCGGCCGGTTTTGATTAGGGATTTAATCAAGCAGATGCCGAAACCCAACCAGGACACCATGCAGGTCCTCTTCAAGCATCTCAGGAA AGTGATAGAGCACGGCGAGGCGAACCGCATGACCTCCCACAGCGTGGCCATCGTGTTCGGCCCCACCTTGCTGAGGCCCGAAGTAGAGACCAGCAACATGGCCGTGCACATGGTTTACCAGAACCAGATCGTGGAACTGATCCTGCAGGAGTATGACCAAATCTTCGGCAG CTGCTAA
- the LOC111840206 gene encoding rho GTPase-activating protein 12-like isoform X2: protein MADRDDKAEMSIAPGQPYIEVEYEYEYKAKDRVVTIKPKECYMLVKKTNVDWWQVKKDEGSKPFYVPAQYVREVRKALMPPPKALPQGGPIRPRPATPDLSKPNDNLNKPTAHLTPPTVVKDINQNPASSGHGKGSPDPLHHGSSINSNGGSLPRQRAKSPSSDRKVPLDILVDVTAPTVDSDKHYHDLESGDELSSSPTDPMQSPSPLDSTRPDSPVYSNLQDLKLCQSSQPPRPSSLPLQTAGDWETHRDATGRHFYYNRCTQERSWKPPRSRESSTKGDSEVLRRLSTRSSQSDSQYGSLRGWSEELDEHGQTLYISDHTSEKWMKHVDDQGRSYYYNTDGSRSEWELPKLDPPNTHSGNSLKTQSLDRKLPEPIVLNRWRHSTCILEANDKESPSSPKGIPDSDWSPLSPRPLPSPSEKCGVLNVTKITENGKKVRKNWTSSWTVLHGSSLLFAKGQGGGTSWFGSSQSKPEFTVDLRGASIEWAKQKSSKKNVIELKTRQGTELLIQLEHETSINEWYKALSETISAHAWESDEAIEEDIPESPMGEKPEKEKEKEKDKEQRESRKGRAVKTSVSMESTEDKKTKVKLKKFLTRRPTLQSVRDKGYIKDQVFGCSLTSLCHRENSTVPRFVRMCIEHVEKNGLDMDGLYRVSGNLSVIQKLRFAVNHDEKVDLESSKWEDIHVTTGALKMFFRELAEPLFTYGLFNDFVNAIKSPDYKQRPVLIRDLIKQMPKPNQDTMQVLFKHLRKVIEHGEANRMTSHSVAIVFGPTLLRPEVETSNMAVHMVYQNQIVELILQEYDQIFGSC from the exons ATGGCAGACCGGGACGACAAGGCGGAGATGTCCATTGCCCCGGGCCAGCCGTACATCGAGGTGGAGTATGAGTATGAGTACAAGGCCAAGGACCGCGTCGTCACCATAAAGCCTAAGGAATGCTACATGCTGGTGAAGAAGACCAATGTGGACTGGTGGCAGGTTAAGAAAGACGAGGGTTCCAAGCCGTTCTACGTACCTGCCCAGTATGTGCGGGAGGTGCGCAAGGCCCTGATGCCACCACCCAAGGCCCTTCCTCAGGGTGGCCCCATCAGGCCACGGCCCGCCACTCCGGACCTCAGCAAGCCCAACGACAACCTCAACAAACCAACGGCTCACCTGACCCCGCCGACGGTGGTCAAAGACATCAACCAGAACCCGGCCAGCTCTGGGCATGGCAAAGGTTCGCCAGACCCCCTCCACCAtggcagcagcatcaacagcaaTGGTGGCTCATTGCCGCGACAAAGGGCCAAGTCCCCCTCATCTGACAGGAAAGTCCCCCTGGACATCTTGGTGGATGTGACGGCTCCCACAGTGGACTCGGACAAGCACTACCACGACCTGGAGTCAGGAGATGAGCTGAGTAGCAGTCCTACGGATCCCATGCAG AGTCCCTCCCCCTTGGATTCCACCCGGCCGGACTCCCCCGTCTACAGCAATCTGCAGGATCTGAAGCTCTGTCAGAGCAGTCAGCCCCCCAGACCGTCAAGCTTGCCGCTGCAGACAGCCGGCGACTGGGAGACCCACCGCGATGCCACTGGCCGCCACTTCTACTATAACCGCTGCACGCAGGAGCGCAGCTGGAAGCCCCCCCGCAGCAGGGAGTCAAGCACCAAGGGGGATTCGGAG GTGCTCCGGCGGCTCAGCACACGTTCCAGCCAGTCTGACAGCCAGTATGGCTCCCTGCGTGGCTGGTCCGAGGAGCTGGACGAGCACGGCCAAACCCTGTACATCAGTGACCACACCAGCGAGAAG TGGATGAAGCATGTGGACGATCAGGGTCGCTCTTACTATTACAACACGGACGGCTCCAGGTCCGAGTGGGAGCTGCCCAAG CTGgacccccccaacacacactcCGGGAATTCACTCAAGACCCAGAGTCTGGACCGCAAGCTGCCGGAGCCCATTGTGCTCAACAGGTGGAGACACAGCACCTGTATTCTGGAGGCCAATGACAAG GAGTCCCCGTCGAGCCCCAAAGGCATCCCGGATTCTGATTGGAGCCCTCTGTCTCCCAGGCCACTGCCGTCT CCATCGGAGAAGTGTGGTGTGCTGAACGTGACCAAAATCACGGAGAATGGAAAGAAAGTCAG GAAGAACTGGACCTCATCCTGGACAGTGCTTCATGGGTCCTCGCTGCTCTTTGCTAAGGGCCAAGGAGGTGGGACCAGTTGG TTTGGCAGCAGCCAGTCCAAACCGGAGTTTACCGTGGACCTCAGGGGGGCCTCTATCGAATGGGCTAAGCAAAAGTCCAGCAAAAAGAATGTCATTGAG CTGAAGACTCGGCAGGGCACAGAGCTGCTCATCCAGCTGGAGCACGAGACTTCCATCAACGAGTGGTACAAGGCCCTGTCGGAGACCATCAGTGCCCAC GCCTGGGAGTCTGATGAAGCCATAGAGGAGGACATTCCTGAGTCACCCATGGGAGAGAAGCcggagaaggagaaggagaaggagaaagaCAAGGAGCAACGAGAGTCCaggaaggggaggg CCGTGAAGACCTCCGTCAGCATGGAATCGACGGAGGACAAGAAGACCAAGGTGAAGCTGAAGAAGTTCCTGACACGTCGACCCACGCTGCAGTCCGTCCGGGACAAGGGCTACATCAAAG ACCAGGTGTTCGGCTGCAGCCTGACCAGCCTCTGTCACCGGGAGAACTCGACCGTGCCCCGTTTCGTCCGGATGTGCATCGAGCACGTGGAGAAGAACG GCCTGGACATGGATGGATTGTACCGGGTCAGCGGGAACCTGTCAGTCATACAGAAGCTGAGGTTCGCGGTCAATCACG ACGAGAAGGTGGATCTGGAGAGCAGCAAGTGGGAGGACATACATGTCACGACGGGCGCCCTGAAGATGTTTTTCCGGGAGCTTGCAGAACCGCTGTTCACCTACGGCCTGTTCAATGACTTTGTTAACGCCATCA AATCTCCGGACTACAAGCAGCGGCCGGTTTTGATTAGGGATTTAATCAAGCAGATGCCGAAACCCAACCAGGACACCATGCAGGTCCTCTTCAAGCATCTCAGGAA AGTGATAGAGCACGGCGAGGCGAACCGCATGACCTCCCACAGCGTGGCCATCGTGTTCGGCCCCACCTTGCTGAGGCCCGAAGTAGAGACCAGCAACATGGCCGTGCACATGGTTTACCAGAACCAGATCGTGGAACTGATCCTGCAGGAGTATGACCAAATCTTCGGCAG CTGCTAA
- the LOC111840206 gene encoding rho GTPase-activating protein 12-like isoform X5 — MADRDDKAEMSIAPGQPYIEVEYEYEYKAKDRVVTIKPKECYMLVKKTNVDWWQVKKDEGSKPFYVPAQYVREVRKALMPPPKALPQGGPIRPRPATPDLSKPNDNLNKPTAHLTPPTVVKDINQNPASSGHGKGSPDPLHHGSSINSNGGSLPRQRAKSPSSDRKVPLDILVDVTAPTVDSDKHYHDLESGDELSSSPTDPMQSPSPLDSTRPDSPVYSNLQDLKLCQSSQPPRPSSLPLQTAGDWETHRDATGRHFYYNRCTQERSWKPPRSRESSTKGDSEWMKHVDDQGRSYYYNTDGSRSEWELPKLDPPNTHSGNSLKTQSLDRKLPEPIVLNRWRHSTCILEANDKESPSSPKGIPDSDWSPLSPRPLPSPSEKCGVLNVTKITENGKKVRKNWTSSWTVLHGSSLLFAKGQGGGTSWFGSSQSKPEFTVDLRGASIEWAKQKSSKKNVIELKTRQGTELLIQLEHETSINEWYKALSETISAHAWESDEAIEEDIPESPMGEKPEKEKEKEKDKEQRESRKGRAVKTSVSMESTEDKKTKVKLKKFLTRRPTLQSVRDKGYIKDQVFGCSLTSLCHRENSTVPRFVRMCIEHVEKNGLDMDGLYRVSGNLSVIQKLRFAVNHDEKVDLESSKWEDIHVTTGALKMFFRELAEPLFTYGLFNDFVNAIKSPDYKQRPVLIRDLIKQMPKPNQDTMQVLFKHLRKVIEHGEANRMTSHSVAIVFGPTLLRPEVETSNMAVHMVYQNQIVELILQEYDQIFGR; from the exons ATGGCAGACCGGGACGACAAGGCGGAGATGTCCATTGCCCCGGGCCAGCCGTACATCGAGGTGGAGTATGAGTATGAGTACAAGGCCAAGGACCGCGTCGTCACCATAAAGCCTAAGGAATGCTACATGCTGGTGAAGAAGACCAATGTGGACTGGTGGCAGGTTAAGAAAGACGAGGGTTCCAAGCCGTTCTACGTACCTGCCCAGTATGTGCGGGAGGTGCGCAAGGCCCTGATGCCACCACCCAAGGCCCTTCCTCAGGGTGGCCCCATCAGGCCACGGCCCGCCACTCCGGACCTCAGCAAGCCCAACGACAACCTCAACAAACCAACGGCTCACCTGACCCCGCCGACGGTGGTCAAAGACATCAACCAGAACCCGGCCAGCTCTGGGCATGGCAAAGGTTCGCCAGACCCCCTCCACCAtggcagcagcatcaacagcaaTGGTGGCTCATTGCCGCGACAAAGGGCCAAGTCCCCCTCATCTGACAGGAAAGTCCCCCTGGACATCTTGGTGGATGTGACGGCTCCCACAGTGGACTCGGACAAGCACTACCACGACCTGGAGTCAGGAGATGAGCTGAGTAGCAGTCCTACGGATCCCATGCAG AGTCCCTCCCCCTTGGATTCCACCCGGCCGGACTCCCCCGTCTACAGCAATCTGCAGGATCTGAAGCTCTGTCAGAGCAGTCAGCCCCCCAGACCGTCAAGCTTGCCGCTGCAGACAGCCGGCGACTGGGAGACCCACCGCGATGCCACTGGCCGCCACTTCTACTATAACCGCTGCACGCAGGAGCGCAGCTGGAAGCCCCCCCGCAGCAGGGAGTCAAGCACCAAGGGGGATTCGGAG TGGATGAAGCATGTGGACGATCAGGGTCGCTCTTACTATTACAACACGGACGGCTCCAGGTCCGAGTGGGAGCTGCCCAAG CTGgacccccccaacacacactcCGGGAATTCACTCAAGACCCAGAGTCTGGACCGCAAGCTGCCGGAGCCCATTGTGCTCAACAGGTGGAGACACAGCACCTGTATTCTGGAGGCCAATGACAAG GAGTCCCCGTCGAGCCCCAAAGGCATCCCGGATTCTGATTGGAGCCCTCTGTCTCCCAGGCCACTGCCGTCT CCATCGGAGAAGTGTGGTGTGCTGAACGTGACCAAAATCACGGAGAATGGAAAGAAAGTCAG GAAGAACTGGACCTCATCCTGGACAGTGCTTCATGGGTCCTCGCTGCTCTTTGCTAAGGGCCAAGGAGGTGGGACCAGTTGG TTTGGCAGCAGCCAGTCCAAACCGGAGTTTACCGTGGACCTCAGGGGGGCCTCTATCGAATGGGCTAAGCAAAAGTCCAGCAAAAAGAATGTCATTGAG CTGAAGACTCGGCAGGGCACAGAGCTGCTCATCCAGCTGGAGCACGAGACTTCCATCAACGAGTGGTACAAGGCCCTGTCGGAGACCATCAGTGCCCAC GCCTGGGAGTCTGATGAAGCCATAGAGGAGGACATTCCTGAGTCACCCATGGGAGAGAAGCcggagaaggagaaggagaaggagaaagaCAAGGAGCAACGAGAGTCCaggaaggggaggg CCGTGAAGACCTCCGTCAGCATGGAATCGACGGAGGACAAGAAGACCAAGGTGAAGCTGAAGAAGTTCCTGACACGTCGACCCACGCTGCAGTCCGTCCGGGACAAGGGCTACATCAAAG ACCAGGTGTTCGGCTGCAGCCTGACCAGCCTCTGTCACCGGGAGAACTCGACCGTGCCCCGTTTCGTCCGGATGTGCATCGAGCACGTGGAGAAGAACG GCCTGGACATGGATGGATTGTACCGGGTCAGCGGGAACCTGTCAGTCATACAGAAGCTGAGGTTCGCGGTCAATCACG ACGAGAAGGTGGATCTGGAGAGCAGCAAGTGGGAGGACATACATGTCACGACGGGCGCCCTGAAGATGTTTTTCCGGGAGCTTGCAGAACCGCTGTTCACCTACGGCCTGTTCAATGACTTTGTTAACGCCATCA AATCTCCGGACTACAAGCAGCGGCCGGTTTTGATTAGGGATTTAATCAAGCAGATGCCGAAACCCAACCAGGACACCATGCAGGTCCTCTTCAAGCATCTCAGGAA AGTGATAGAGCACGGCGAGGCGAACCGCATGACCTCCCACAGCGTGGCCATCGTGTTCGGCCCCACCTTGCTGAGGCCCGAAGTAGAGACCAGCAACATGGCCGTGCACATGGTTTACCAGAACCAGATCGTGGAACTGATCCTGCAGGAGTATGACCAAATCTTCGGCAGGTAG